The DNA window TTATCAGCCGAAAACGCCGGAAGAGTTTTGCGGCCACAAAATTGGCTCCATGGGAGCCACCTCATGGCTGGCGCAATTGCAAAAGCTCTCCACTGATTACTGCGTGAAAAAGGGCCTGAAGCCGATTGCGCTCAGTGAATACACCACCGACCCGCAAACCACTCAGGCGTTGCTGTCGCGGGCGGTAGAGGCGCAAATCACCGATGCGGCGGTGGCGCGCGGTGTCATTGATAAGCTTGGCGAGCGGGTGATTATCTCATCGGAAACCCTGATTTACCCGGTGCTGAACGGTTTTGGGGTGAAAAAAGGCAACAGTGAGGTGAAAACCGCACTGGAGGAAGGCCTGAAGAAATACAGCGCCACGCCGGAATACGCTGCGTTGCTGAAGAAATACAACTTCCAGGCACCAACGAAAGAGGATCTGCAAACCCTGATGCCAAAAGCGGAGTAATTATATGGCCCGGTCTTATGAAGAACAGACGCGTATCGACCTGGCGGCAACCTTTCGCATCATCGCCCATCTCGGGATGCACGAGGCGGTGGCCAACCACTTTAGCGCGGCCATCTCGGCGGACGGCAAAAAGTTCCTGCTGAACCCGAAGTGGAAACACTTTTCGCGGATCCGCGCCAGCGATCTACTGCTGCTGGATGCTGATGATAAAACCTGCGCCCATCGGGCGGACGTAGACGCCACGGCGTGGGCGATTCACGGGCAAATCC is part of the Klebsiella huaxiensis genome and encodes:
- a CDS encoding transporter substrate-binding domain-containing protein, with the protein product MKRINALRPAALLLCATGALASFSTQAFQQPGKITAGSDMTFFPYEYMENNKPAGFDIEFLAGLAKTMGREAVNIDTRFPNLIPGLQGGRFDITNSSMYITAERLKVIDMVPYLKSGEAILALKGSDYQPKTPEEFCGHKIGSMGATSWLAQLQKLSTDYCVKKGLKPIALSEYTTDPQTTQALLSRAVEAQITDAAVARGVIDKLGERVIISSETLIYPVLNGFGVKKGNSEVKTALEEGLKKYSATPEYAALLKKYNFQAPTKEDLQTLMPKAE